The uncultured Bacteroides sp. genome includes the window CTCCGGCAGTCGAACATGACCGAACGCAGTTTAATTACCCGCTGCAACCTGATTAACTCGGTACGCTCGGACAATAACCCTCACGGTTTCACTATGGAGAAATTCGAGATCGTGGAAAACCGGGACATCCGGGTAACGGAAAGGTAGGTCGGCTATGATACGGAAAATCATTCAACGTGTAAACGAATGGCTGGAAGACCGCTTGCGTAGTCTTGTCAGACCATCAAGCCCCGATGCGCGGGTAATCGTAATCGTTACGATGCTAATAGTATTCAGTGGTTTGTCTATCTACATGACTGTTTCTTCGATTTACAATTTAGGTAAAGACAAAGGACGGGAATTGCAGATAGAACAGATAGAAACCCTGAAACTGCAACAGCAGCAGAGGGATAGTATTAACCATCAAAACAAGTTTTATAATGGAACAGGAGAATTTGAATAAAGGGATGCCACTGGAAACGGAGGCTGTTCCCGGAGTACAACCATCTGCGCCGGATAGTAAGCCGGGAGGAGGAAAAGAACCTAAGAAGTCGCCACCTAAAAAGGAACTTTCATTGGCGGAGAGGCAGAAACGTAAAAAGATGCTGATAATGCCGCTGTTCTTCCTCATTTTCGGCGGTGCGATGTGGCTGATCTTTGCCCCTTCGGATAAAGACGAAACAAAGGTCGAAGGACTGTCGGGTTTGAATGCCGAACTGCCTGTGCCCAAAGACGAAGGCATTGTCGGAGATAAACGCGATGCTTACGAGCGGGAAGCCATGCGGCAAAAGGAACAGGAACGGATACGTTCTTTGCAGGATTTCTCAACCATGTTCAACCAAGTGGAAGAACAAAATCTGGAAGAATCCAAACAATCGGAGTATTACGAAAGTCCATCGGCACAGCAAACAAAACCTGCAAATAACCTGCAAGCCTCTGCAAGTGCCTATCAGGATATAAATAAGCAGTTGGGGGAATGGTACGAAGAGCCTGCCGGAAAGAGTACACAGGAACTTGCTGTCGAAGAGCGCATGAATGAACTCGAACGCAAGCTGGAAGAAGCCGAAGTACGGAAAGCCGCCGAGGACGAACAGACCGCTTTGCTTGAAAAGTCCTATGCAATGGCGGCGAGGTATATGCCGCCACAGGCCGGACAAACCCCTGTTGAGAGTAACAATGCAGTTCCTTCTGCAAATGAGAAGATAAATGTTCAACCTGTAAAGCAGGTGCATCACAACGTAGTATCACTGTTATCCGCACCGATGGCGGACGATGAGTTTATTGAATCATTCAGCCAGCCCCGCAATATGGGATTTTTTACTGCTGCCGGAAACGAGGGTGCGAAAGATAAGAACAGTATCCGTGCCTGTGTGTACCAGACCGTAACACTGACAAGCGGAAAGGAATTGCAAATACGCCTGTTAGAACCAATGCTGGCAGGCAATATCCTTATCCCTGTAAACTCGGTTATTACCGGAGCGTGCCGTATCGGTAGCGAACGGATGGAGGTTGCAATCGGTTCGATTCAATATGCAGGTAATATTATTCCGGTTGAACTGCAAGTGTACGATTTGGATGGGCAAAGGGGTATTTCCGTGCCGAACTCCGATGAGATAAAAGCCGCTAAAGAGATAGCCTCGCAAATGGCACAGTCGGCAGGGTCAAGTATTACGATTACCGATGATGCAGGTTCGCAGTTTGCCGCCGATATTGGGAAAAGCCTTATACAAGGGGCATCGCAGTATGTAAGCAAGAAGATGAGCATCGTTAAGGTTACGCTCAAAGCGAACCACCGCTTACTGCTCCTGCCTAAAGAGAATTAATAAAACCACTAAGAGATCAAGTATAAACGATTAAAAAATTAAATGTATGAAACGAATTTTTTTGATGTTCGCCCTTGCGGTGAGCGTATTTATAGTGAGCGCACAGGAAGTAACCGAAGAAACGGCTACCGTAACACAGACCAAGCCCACAACGGGCGACTACTATCAGGGCTTTACCCGCCCGCTGACGTTCGATAGGATGATACCGCCCTATGCGTTGGAGGTAACATTCAATAAAACCGTCCACGTTATTTTCCCTGCACCAATCAGGTATGTCGATTTAGGGTCGGCAGATCTTCTCGCGGCGAAAGCGGATGGAACGGAAAACGTGTTGCGAGTAAAAGCCGCTTTACGGGATTTCAGCCGGGAGAGTAACCTGTCCGTCATTACCGAAGATGGAAATTATTATACGTTCAATGTAAAGTATGCGGACGAACCTGTAAAGCTATCCGTTGAAATGACCGACTTCCTGCACGATGGGGAGGCGGTGAACCGTCCGAACAATGCACTTGCCGTCTATATGCAGGAGTTAGGACAGGAATCACCCCTGCTTGTCAAGCTGATTATGCAGTCCATCTACAAAAACAATGACAGGGAAATCAAACATTTAGGCAGTAAGCGTTTCGGTATACAGCATACGTTAAAAGGCGTTTATACCCATAACGGCTTGTTGTATTTCCACCTGCAACTGAAAAACTCTTCCAACGTGCCGTTCAATATAGATTTTATCACGTTCAAAATCGTGGATAAAAAGGTCGCCAAACGCACGGCAATTCAGGAACAGGTGATCTGGCCGCTACGCGCCTATAACAATTTGATGGTAATAGGCGGTAAGCGCACAGAGCGCACAATTTTTACCCTGCCGAAATTTACGATACCCGATGATAAAATGCTTGTTATCGAACTGAACGAACAGGAAGGCGGCAGGCATCAGCGTTTCACGGTCGATAATGCCGATTTGGTACGCGCAAAGGTTATTAACGAACTGAAAGTGAAATAACCATGAAGCGGTTATCTTTTATCATGGCGATTGTGCTGTGCCTGTTCTTTACAGACCAGGTACACGCGCAACGTCAGCTACCGGGTATGCAAGGCATACAGGTAACAGGCGGAATGGTGGACGGTATATATTCGTCCGCATTGGATAACGAAGCCGGATATTACTTCGGCGCGGCAATGGCAACTTATGCAAAGAATGGGAATAAATGGGTATTCGGTGCGGAGTTTATGGAACGGTATTATCCGTACCGGACAATCCGCATTCCGGTTTCGCAGTTTACCGCTGAAGGCGGCTACTATCTGAAAATCCTGTCCGACCCGTCAAATACTTTTTTACTGTCGTTAGGCGGTTCAGCCCTTGCAGGCTATGAGACATCGAATTGGGGCGAAAAGACCCTGTACGATGGTTCTACGCTCGAAAACAAAGACGCATTTATCTACGGCGGGGCAATTACGTTGGAGGTGGAAACCTATCTGACCGACCGTGTTGTGTTGCTCCTGACAGGGCGTGAACGCATCCTTTGGGGCAACTCTATGGGGCATTTTCATACGCAGTTCGGTATCGGGCTGAAATTTATAATCAATTAACGACAAAATACGATGAGAAAAATAAAGAGTTTTTTCGGGATAACGGCGTGGCTGGTGGCGATAATGCTACTGGCCTTAGCCTGTAACGACAGCATGGATATTAATAAGGTTTACGCATTTGATCTGGTTTGTATGCCGATTCAGAAGAAAATCGTTCAGGGAGAAGTGGCGGAAATCCGTTGTCGGATCATAAAGGAGGGGGACTACCGGGACACACGGTATTTTATCCGTTATTTTCAGCCTGACGGAGTGGGTGAGCTTCGACTGGACAACGGAACGGTTCTTCTTCCGAATGACCTTTATCCGTTGGATAAGGAAACGTTTCGGATATATTACATTTCCCACTGTACCGACCAACAGGTGATAGACGTGTATATCGAGGATAATCACGGGCAGGTGGTACAAAAGACTTTCTCGTTTCAGAATGATAAGGTAGAGGACGAAACGGAAGATGATAATGATAATTTGTAGTTATATCGTATTCAATGTCCTTTGCTGGCTATGTATAGCCCGGTCATTGATGAATGCCCCGACAGATGTAGAGCTGTGGGGAGAGGAAATAGACTAACAGGAAAGCACCCGGAGTATTTCGGGTGCTTACTTTCATTCAAACAGACTATGAAATATATACTAATGTTCTTTATCGCCTTGTTTCATCTGTCTGCATCGGGGCAATCAGGCGATTCTCTAAACAGGAAACCGGAGATCGAAAAATATACGGAACAGGTTTATTTTGCAACGGAATTTCAGCAGATAGCCGATTCGTTGAAACTATCTATTGATGAGCTATGCAGCTATCCTGTGATTTTTCCGATTAAGAAACCGGAACGTATTTCATCGGGATTCGGGATGCGGAAACATCCGATTTACAGGGTGTGGAAATTCCATACAGGAATTGATATTCCGGGGGCAAAAGGTACTCCCGTGTACGCTGCCGGAAACGGAATTGTAACCCGCAAAGGTTATTGTTCAGGGTATGGAAACTTTATAGAAGTTGAACACGCAGGCGGTTTTCGTTCATTCTATGCGCATTTAAGCAGAACAATGGTAAATGTAGGCGATTCGGTAGAGATAGCACGACAAATTGCTTGTGTAGGTAGTCCCGGAATAGCAACAGGTAGCCACTTACATTATGAAGTAAGAAAAGGAAAACGCTATCTGAATCCGACCGGATGGTGTAACCTGCTGTTTGAAATATATTATAAAAAAGAGAGATGATATAAAAACACCTGAGAATTTGATACTTTACGCTTAGAATTATACCGTAAGTAGTATGTCAATTAATTTTTGTCTGATTCTACTGTAAATATTATCAAAACTATCAGTTGTAGCCACTGCGGTTATTGGAAAATCGGACATAGTTCCATCTCCAAAAAGTTTGTCCATAGTGGTGTTATATGTGGCCAATGCATCATTTTTAGTTTTATATTGGGCGACTAAATTTTCTAAATAGTTTATTGATGGAGTAAATAAGATGCTTCGTTCATATACTCCATCACTATTTTTCAATTGACTATATATTTGTGATGATGAATAAATTGAATTATTATTTAGCTGCACTACCCCTGATACAATTAGAGTAGGTTGCATTCTATAACTTAAGAAGTTATATGATTCCTCATTTTTAGGTCTGTCCCAACCCGATAGTTCTCCTAAACAAAAATCGATTAAAGATTTTAAGGAATGTTTTTTAGCAACTCTTAAAGTATCAGAAAGTATATTTGATAATTGATATCTATTTGATGTGAGATTTGATAACAAACTTGAAATTTCATCGTTTAGACTTAGTGATTCGACTACGGATGGAAGACTATCTAACCATTTATCTATAAGAATAACCTCCTTACCTATGGCTTCAGCATTCGAAGAGCCTCTCCTAAAATAGATTTTCCCAACTTCCAATCCCTTCATTTTTACTATTGGTGCTATAGGTTCTGAATATTTTGAAACAGGGATTTCTATAATTCCAAATTTTTTCGATTTATAATTTATAGAATAGTATAGGAAATTGGGCTTAGGATATACTTTATCCTTTATTTTTTCTTGAAAAGTAGCATCATCAATATTAAAATCAATTCCTATTAATTCTTTATTATCATTATCAGTTGATATGCCTATTATAACATAGGCTGTTTCTGTTCGGATTGTATTAGCAAAACTTATTATATCTTTAACAAATCCAGCTGTTTTAATTCCAGATTCGTCATTTATAATCTTATATTGCTCTCTTTTAAAATCCAATATCGTAGATTCTGGTCTACTAATCAAATTCTCAAAATCAAGTTCTGTAATCATAGAGTCACTTTTTATGCAAAAATACGAAAATCGAACCAACAAAGAGTCATATTCAATTAGAAATAAACATTTGAACTTGAATGCAATTAGAACTTTTGTCTCTTTCTTCTGCATAAGGTTCATTTAAACAAGACTATGGTAAATGTAGGCGATTCGATAGAGATGGGTCAACAAATTGCTTGCGTAGGGAGACTTTATGAAAAACTTGGTTTTAAGGAGGTAGAATATTCCGCAATGCGATATTATGCAGAATAAAACAACTTGTAGTAAGTTGTTGAAAAACATCTGACAAACAATTTCGTCAGGTGTTTTTTTATGGGTAATTTTGCAACCAGATTAAAATGAAAAACAATAATGGGAATAGAAAGACTTACCACATTAGCATTCTCAATGTATACTAACAAGGGAGCTTATGCCCTTTTGCTTGGTGCTGGCATTTCTCGGTCTGCACATATTCCATCAGGATGGGAGGTCGAGAATATGCTAATAGAACAATTAGCAGCGACTCAAGGTGCTGCCGATATAGAAGATTGGCATCAATGGTATAAAGATAAATATGGAGATTCGGCAACTTATTCATCCTTGCTGGAAGAATTGGTTAAAGAACCGACTGAGCGTGTGCAGTTGATGAGAGGATTCTTTGAACCAACAGATGAAGAAAGGGAATTAGGTTGGAAGAAACCAACGAAAGCTCACGGAGCGATAGCTAAGTTAGCTAAGGAGGGTTATATTCGTGTAATTCTAACAACCAATTTCGACCGTTTACTTGAACGTGCACTTGAAGCAGAGGATGTTATCCCGCAAGTGATATACCATGAAAGTGATATTGAAAAATCTACTCCTATTGTTCATGGCAAAACGGTTACTATCATTAAGATAAATGGTGATTATATTGACTGCCGCTTTCGTAATACGACAGAAGAATTAGATAACTATCCCGAAGCAATGAAAAATTACGTTAGTCGTATATTCGAGGATTATGGTCTTATTACTTGTGGATGGTCTGCAACATGGGATAAAGGATTGGTTGATATTATTAATGGTTCATCATCTTCACGCTATAATTCTTTTTTTACGAATGTAGGAGAGGCAAGTGATGTTATGAAAGCATTAGCCATATCCAGGCGTGGTGAGATTATGCTAATAAAGGGAGCTGACGATCTCTTTACTGAACTTCATGAGCAAGTTGTAGCATTGGAGCAAAGTAATACAAGCCGTCGTTTGAATTACGATGTAATGATGTCAAGAGTGAAAAAATACTTATCATCAGAACAGTATAATATTGATTATTCAGACTTGATAGAGAAATTCGGAACTGAAGCTTATGATAAAATAATGGCTAAAGCCAATTATAATTTCACTATCACACCAGAGCAATTTTTCGCTTATTTTGAATTACACCATAATGCAGTGAAACCTTTGATAGATATAGCGATACTTACAGCAAGATGGGGTAAAGCACATCATATTGAAGCATTCGGGGATATCATGGTTAAACTATGCACAAAACCTTTCCGAAGCGGGGAAATCACTACTGAAGGTACTCAATATCTACATGCTTTAGGTGCGACTTTATTGTTGAATGCAATAGGGATAGCATGTGTAAAATATGATCGATACACAGAACTAAACAAAATATTAAAACTAAGCGTACCCGCTGGGAACTTTATAGGATTTTACAGAAAATCATTACTATCCCTACTTGGTTCGACACATTGGAGGTACGATGAATTAAACTATTTAGCTGGTATTAATTACATTTATCCGTGGAGCTTCATCCTTCTTAAAAGGTTACGTTCTCATTTCATAGGGTGTTTTACCGTTGACTCGGAATACGAAAATACTTTTTACATATGGGAACATTTGAAGTCTCTCGTTTTTGGCTACAATCAATGTTATATACTGGATCGTTTTTATGTACCCACAGGGCAATTTCTCCGCAGCAGAGTTGAATACAAGATGCGTCAGAATGGGGAAGAGCCTTACAGTGTATTTTTTGACAATGCAGACAAACTAAAAGGTGAATGGGAGCCTGTCAAACAAGGGATGTTTAATGGTAACTATGATGAATACAAGAAGAATTTTGACCAAGCAGAAGAATATTACAAACAAAATATGAGTTATTGAATATGGCTGAATTAAGTATTATAATTTCCATCCTTGCCGCACTATTAACAGGGGGCTTCCTTATGATTTTTATAGAGAGCCAAAAAGTTGCTGGAAGCGTAACTGATCGATTTCATTTTGTTATGAATCCTTTCTTTCGCCGTTTTAGTTGTTATGTGAAATTTATATCTTCCTTCAAAACTTGCTTCACTTTTAAGGTTACTAAAGATTCTGATTATATAAAGAGGCTGAAAGATAATGTTGAGGAGATAGGACGATTAGGAGGGCAATCTATCGTATCGGGGCAAGATTTTCCCTCCGACTATTTTACGGCAAAAGAATTAGATTCAATTTGCAAAACCATTAACAACATTTGGTATCTTATTGATGGAAAGCAAAATTACATTGATAAACATTTGGAGTTTGACTCACGTCATGCAGAAATGTTTAGTCAACATACAAAAGACTATCTGGAGGGAATATCTACCAAATACAAAGGGATGCCATTAACAAAAGATATGCTGGCAAAAGTATCGGGCGATTTCTTTGTAGATATATATCAACCAATACAAGATGTACTTTTTGAGTATGAATTTTGGCAGAAAAAAGAAAAGGAATTTAAGATATTGATATTGGCTACAATTGTTTTTACATTGCTGACAATGATGCTCGTTCTATTATTAAACTGTTATATCCCGATATGGGTATACAAAGCGCTGTGTATTGTATGTTGCGGATTGTTGATTTTTGGACTTTTTAAACTTACTAATATAGACAATCTGTCAAAGAAAATTATGAGATAGGTGATTTTGTAGGGAAACAATTAAGTTTATGGGGAAATGGAGATATAAAAAGAAAAGTAAAATGTTTACTTATCGTCAAAGAACAGAAGTCGACTTAAGTAAACCTACTTATGGTAATATGGAACAGAAAAATAATTCAATCTGCTATTTATGCGGAAATGCAATGATAAGTGAAGAATTCTACTTGTCACACAAAGAGGAATTTAAAGAAACGCCTTGTTTTCTACATGATGAACACATAATCCAAAATGCACTTCACGGAAAGCTGAAATCCAACTCAATACTATGTAAAAGTTGTGGGGCAATACTTGGGGATGATATAGATAGTCAGTTTGTTTCTTTGTTTGCCCCATTTATTGAACGACTTAAAAAACTCCTTATTAGAAAAGATCATGGGAGTAAAAATATCGTTACATTAAAAGGGCATCTATATAAAAACGAGGAACTAAATGAAAAAATAGACGTTCAAATAAGAGAGGGGAAAGTATCTCCCATTGAACCTTACTATGAGGTAGATGAGTCAGAAGGAAAGGTGACAATATACGCAAATGA containing:
- a CDS encoding conjugal transfer protein TraO, translated to MKRLSFIMAIVLCLFFTDQVHAQRQLPGMQGIQVTGGMVDGIYSSALDNEAGYYFGAAMATYAKNGNKWVFGAEFMERYYPYRTIRIPVSQFTAEGGYYLKILSDPSNTFLLSLGGSALAGYETSNWGEKTLYDGSTLENKDAFIYGGAITLEVETYLTDRVVLLLTGRERILWGNSMGHFHTQFGIGLKFIIN
- a CDS encoding DUF3872 domain-containing protein, with the protein product MRKIKSFFGITAWLVAIMLLALACNDSMDINKVYAFDLVCMPIQKKIVQGEVAEIRCRIIKEGDYRDTRYFIRYFQPDGVGELRLDNGTVLLPNDLYPLDKETFRIYYISHCTDQQVIDVYIEDNHGQVVQKTFSFQNDKVEDETEDDNDNL
- the traM gene encoding conjugative transposon protein TraM, with product MEQENLNKGMPLETEAVPGVQPSAPDSKPGGGKEPKKSPPKKELSLAERQKRKKMLIMPLFFLIFGGAMWLIFAPSDKDETKVEGLSGLNAELPVPKDEGIVGDKRDAYEREAMRQKEQERIRSLQDFSTMFNQVEEQNLEESKQSEYYESPSAQQTKPANNLQASASAYQDINKQLGEWYEEPAGKSTQELAVEERMNELERKLEEAEVRKAAEDEQTALLEKSYAMAARYMPPQAGQTPVESNNAVPSANEKINVQPVKQVHHNVVSLLSAPMADDEFIESFSQPRNMGFFTAAGNEGAKDKNSIRACVYQTVTLTSGKELQIRLLEPMLAGNILIPVNSVITGACRIGSERMEVAIGSIQYAGNIIPVELQVYDLDGQRGISVPNSDEIKAAKEIASQMAQSAGSSITITDDAGSQFAADIGKSLIQGASQYVSKKMSIVKVTLKANHRLLLLPKEN
- a CDS encoding ATP-binding protein, yielding MITELDFENLISRPESTILDFKREQYKIINDESGIKTAGFVKDIISFANTIRTETAYVIIGISTDNDNKELIGIDFNIDDATFQEKIKDKVYPKPNFLYYSINYKSKKFGIIEIPVSKYSEPIAPIVKMKGLEVGKIYFRRGSSNAEAIGKEVILIDKWLDSLPSVVESLSLNDEISSLLSNLTSNRYQLSNILSDTLRVAKKHSLKSLIDFCLGELSGWDRPKNEESYNFLSYRMQPTLIVSGVVQLNNNSIYSSSQIYSQLKNSDGVYERSILFTPSINYLENLVAQYKTKNDALATYNTTMDKLFGDGTMSDFPITAVATTDSFDNIYSRIRQKLIDILLTV
- the traN gene encoding conjugative transposon protein TraN, with protein sequence MKRIFLMFALAVSVFIVSAQEVTEETATVTQTKPTTGDYYQGFTRPLTFDRMIPPYALEVTFNKTVHVIFPAPIRYVDLGSADLLAAKADGTENVLRVKAALRDFSRESNLSVITEDGNYYTFNVKYADEPVKLSVEMTDFLHDGEAVNRPNNALAVYMQELGQESPLLVKLIMQSIYKNNDREIKHLGSKRFGIQHTLKGVYTHNGLLYFHLQLKNSSNVPFNIDFITFKIVDKKVAKRTAIQEQVIWPLRAYNNLMVIGGKRTERTIFTLPKFTIPDDKMLVIELNEQEGGRHQRFTVDNADLVRAKVINELKVK
- a CDS encoding TraL conjugative transposon family protein; translated protein: MIRKIIQRVNEWLEDRLRSLVRPSSPDARVIVIVTMLIVFSGLSIYMTVSSIYNLGKDKGRELQIEQIETLKLQQQQRDSINHQNKFYNGTGEFE
- a CDS encoding M23 family metallopeptidase; translated protein: MKYILMFFIALFHLSASGQSGDSLNRKPEIEKYTEQVYFATEFQQIADSLKLSIDELCSYPVIFPIKKPERISSGFGMRKHPIYRVWKFHTGIDIPGAKGTPVYAAGNGIVTRKGYCSGYGNFIEVEHAGGFRSFYAHLSRTMVNVGDSVEIARQIACVGSPGIATGSHLHYEVRKGKRYLNPTGWCNLLFEIYYKKER
- a CDS encoding SIR2 family protein, with translation MYTNKGAYALLLGAGISRSAHIPSGWEVENMLIEQLAATQGAADIEDWHQWYKDKYGDSATYSSLLEELVKEPTERVQLMRGFFEPTDEERELGWKKPTKAHGAIAKLAKEGYIRVILTTNFDRLLERALEAEDVIPQVIYHESDIEKSTPIVHGKTVTIIKINGDYIDCRFRNTTEELDNYPEAMKNYVSRIFEDYGLITCGWSATWDKGLVDIINGSSSSRYNSFFTNVGEASDVMKALAISRRGEIMLIKGADDLFTELHEQVVALEQSNTSRRLNYDVMMSRVKKYLSSEQYNIDYSDLIEKFGTEAYDKIMAKANYNFTITPEQFFAYFELHHNAVKPLIDIAILTARWGKAHHIEAFGDIMVKLCTKPFRSGEITTEGTQYLHALGATLLLNAIGIACVKYDRYTELNKILKLSVPAGNFIGFYRKSLLSLLGSTHWRYDELNYLAGINYIYPWSFILLKRLRSHFIGCFTVDSEYENTFYIWEHLKSLVFGYNQCYILDRFYVPTGQFLRSRVEYKMRQNGEEPYSVFFDNADKLKGEWEPVKQGMFNGNYDEYKKNFDQAEEYYKQNMSY